The nucleotide window AGGGCCCCACCCTCTCTCAAATCCGGGCCCACTTCCCCACCACATACACAATCGGGCCCCTCCACTCGCTCCTCAAAACCCGACTCACCGATTCAACTGAGTCAACCCACAAAGATTCCTCCTCCTCCAGCCTCTGGAAAGAAGACAGAACTTGCATGACGTGGCTCGACTCACAACCATCCGACTCAGTCCTCTACGTTAGCTTTGGCAGTTTTGCAGTGGTGACTCGGTCCGAGTTGCTCGAGTTCTGGCACGGTCTGGTCAACAGCCAGACCCGATTCCTGTGGGTCATACGTCCGGATCTGGTTAACGGAAAAGGAGACATGGGTCACATCCCAGGCGAGTTACTGGAAGCGACCAATGAGAGGGGATGCCTTgttgagtgggccccacagcaggaGGTTCTGACCCACCACGCTGTTGGCGGGTTTCTGACTCACAGCGGGTGGAACTCGACGCTGGAGAGCGTGTTTGCAGGTGTGCCGATGATATGCTGGCCCTTCTTTGCGGATCAGCAGATAAATAGCCGGTTCGTCGGGCATGTATGGAGGGTTGGTTTGGACATGAAGGATAGGTGTGATAGACGGACGGTTGAGATGTTGGTGAGAGAGATGATGTATGAAAATGTGGAGCTGAGGAAAAGGGCGGCTAAGATGGCGGATTTGGCGAAAAAGTGTGTTAGTCGTGGTGGGTCATCTTATATGAATATGGAGAGATTGATTGAGGACATTAGAGGTATGAGCTTATGATGAGCTCTTTTTATTCTTAGTGGGCCCATTGCTATGATCGTTGGTTTGTTGAATCCCATGGTAGACTGATAACGTCCCAGATATCTCCTCCATCTGATAATCGTAACCTTTCGTTTGTCACCAACAAATAGACAGTTGAGGAGCGAAGTACAACAATGGTCAGGATCTAATAGTAAAAGGTGCCAAGATTAATGGCTACGATCTTCCCATCTTGGAGATTTCGGAGGTTATCACTAAGGGCGCCGTTAGGATACCAcccaataagtttttttttttttctaaataacttatttaag belongs to Magnolia sinica isolate HGM2019 chromosome 8, MsV1, whole genome shotgun sequence and includes:
- the LOC131252688 gene encoding 7-deoxyloganetic acid glucosyltransferase-like, whose product is MEQPHQKKVPHVLIFPLPAQGHINSMLNLAQLLCLAEFHVTFLNSHHNHDRLLQCTDLGSEAAHWPRFRFATISDGLPPEHPRSVDFLIDLHDSLKANAKPLFREMLISDRRSDDPITCIIADGIMTFTIDVANELAIPIFAFRTISACSFWSYFCIPKIIQAGELPFKDDADMEHAITCVPGMENILRRCDLPSFCRAKQLTDPFLQFVQSETLNSVRASALILNTFEDLEGPTLSQIRAHFPTTYTIGPLHSLLKTRLTDSTESTHKDSSSSSLWKEDRTCMTWLDSQPSDSVLYVSFGSFAVVTRSELLEFWHGLVNSQTRFLWVIRPDLVNGKGDMGHIPGELLEATNERGCLVEWAPQQEVLTHHAVGGFLTHSGWNSTLESVFAGVPMICWPFFADQQINSRFVGHVWRVGLDMKDRCDRRTVEMLVREMMYENVELRKRAAKMADLAKKCVSRGGSSYMNMERLIEDIRGMSL